The genomic stretch TTGTCTCTGTACTGCTTGtagcagaaaataattcttctaaAGACAGATCTGAAGTGTGAGCGAATGTGGTCTTACCTGTTTGAAGACTGAAGTTAATTCCAGTAGTATTGTTTGAAGTCTGACAAAACTCAACATTTTTAGCCTTCTCTCCATCATTCCTGCATTTGTCCTCTGACCATGGGAATCCTGCATGGGTCAAGTCACTTGACTTGGCTGCAGGCTTGGAGCTGTAGAATTAGAAGAAGCCCATAAGGGAGTTGctgggaatatttttttaacaccaCTGGAGAAAGTGGAGCAAATTCTGAGGCAAAAACCAGCAGAATGAAATGGGTATAGGGTGAAAACATTGAGGGGATAGCTaagaaaggacaagaggaagaggaggaaaataaggCTCTGATGCTGGCAGCGGTATAGATAAGCAAAATATTGAGTAGTATAGATAAGCAAAATATTGAGTAAAGCTTGAAAGAAAGATAAGTAAACAAGTAATGAATAGTAAATTGAACTTACTGATGGGTACTTTGTGACTTCTAATAGTAAATTTATGTCTTTCAGGTATGCCTTGGTAGATTTTGGCTTGGCACAAGGAACCCCTGATACAAAAATTGAACTTCTCAAAACTGCCCACTGTGAAGATCAGCAGGGAAGTTGTTCGCAAAATAATCCCACCATAGCCTTGGGAAATGGGGTTTCTGTCAGTGTCACAGCACCTGCACAGATAGCTCAACAGTCAGCCTCAAAAGCAGCTGATAAAAGGTCCAGCTCACTGtcaaaaatacagattaaacaaggaagaggaggaaaggttCTCAGACTTTTTCATTAATACTGTTCTATGCTTAATGTATTACTTCATCCATCAGGGGGAGATATAATACTAGAATAAAAGCTGTACATGCATGTCTGGCAGGTCGTAATGTGATGCACACTTTCAGCTTTCACATCAAAGTGACTGGTTTTACTGACATCATTCATTACCTGTTAGATATACAGTGCCAAAGGCTGTGTAAAAAACCCTAGCATGGGTTTCTATTTAGACAGCCTTAACTTTTTAGTGGTGTGCTTTGGAAATCCTCTCCAAGCCAATAATTATTCATCTGTGCTTAGTTTCTAAGTTGCATAACAACAGCACAGATGACATTCAGATTGTCTTGGGGCACTTCTGAGATATGATTGGTCTTGTAAGCATGTTTGCTGTTCTGTCTAGACCATGTTTTCCTCATTCCCAGTAAACCGATGTCTGAAAATGACTTACCATGCCACTGTTCTTGTTTTATGTCACTTCacactttgtttttctgccCTGTCAGCATCCAGCTGTGTTAGATAGGATCCTCACTGTCCTTTCTGTTGGTATTGCAGGAGGATTCTGTGCACCATTCTGTCCAGCGCTCTGTCTTTGGAGAGAGGAATTTCAATGTCTATAGTTCGACATACCAAGAGAACTCGAGTACAAAAGTAAGAAGTATGACTTACCAGTAAGAGCAATCTGTTACGTATCTGAAAAATTACAGAACTGGTTGTTCTGTAAGATTAGACGCTACTCCAGGATGCTGTGAAACTACAAGTTTTGGGGCAGATTATTAAGTGTGTCTTTGGTGAAAGGCTTGAATAATATTTCATGTCTATTTCAGCCTCTTTTGAAAGTCTTCAAGAACTGGTTATGTAGCTGTCCCCTGAGCTGATCTTGTTTGCGTGCGGAATCAGTCTTTTCTGCTACACATGTATCTGTACAACTAAGATACACTTATCTTGTCagacttcttttctcttttattttgcagttgaAGCTGGAGATAAAACTTGTAGTAAATACTTTTCTGCACTTTTTCTAGTTAGTATTTAATATGACAGGGGGGAAACCCAATTAAATTAGAAGGTTTGTCCAACAGTGATCATCTTATTCTAAATTAGAGGTACTGGCTGTGTACTGCTGTGGCATTTCATATACtttgttattttattcttatgttGAGGCAAAAGAATTTGTGAAGCACTATACTAACCTGAGAGATACCTGTGTTGTAGCTTCAGAATATCTAATGTATGTTGGTTTTTGGTAAATactggaaaatgttttctgaagggAAATGGGAGGAAACCAGGGTATGTAGAAAGCTCCAGTATCTATTTTATAGATGTTGTGATATTGAAAAGGTTTGCTGTTTTCTAGAATAGCAGCTTCTTGCTCATGAGCATCTCTTCAGTCTTAGTATTTTAGGGACTGGCCTATCTGTATGTAAAAGGGAAGTTTCTTAAATATGTCACCTTCTCTAAAATACCTACATTGCAGCTCATAAAACAATCCAAGATGATAGATGTTTCATCTAGGAAGTTAGTAACAAAGAAGAAGATTATTTCTACCAAAGCAGTGAGCAATGGGGCAGCCAGGAAAGCTGCCAGTGCCTGTCCCTCAAACCTGACCTGTGACTGTTACGCAACGGACAGAGTTTGCAGTGTTTGCCTTTCAAGGTAATTCGCTTTGATAACGTTGTAAAATTGCCTGTGTGCTGTCAAGCAAGGTCAGAAACGTGGATTTCTGGACAGCTGATTAAGTAGGTAAAAGATAGCATTTGATCTGTGCAACCCTTAAAATGCTGAGCGTTCTCTTTTTAAATAAGAAGTGTTCATGGAATTCATGGAGTAGTTGGTTCACTGTCTGCAGCAAGAAGGATTCACTGCtagtgattttgttttatttaattatccACCTTCATGTGTTGTAGAAAATTGCTTGAATTAATTACAACACTTAAAGCAGACAATACATCAATCTGTCGTTAGTAGTTACCTGTTTAAGAGGCCTAAGTCATGCCAATGGTTTGGATTCTGGAAATCATGGAACGTAAAAAGGAAATCTGACCATTTGTTCGTTTAAAAAGACTGCTTTTCTTATAATTTTTTATAATAGGTTAGAGAACCTTAGTAACTCAGCTCAACTACATCCCTCTGCAGTTAGCTTTGGTTAGGATCTGCTACTGCCTTTTATCTACACATTAAGGCACACAGATTAAGGCAGAGAATTCTGCTTACTAGGCATAGCCGTGAAATTGTGGGGTCCCCTCTTCCCAGACTGTCAAAATACAGTGTTATCAACTTCAAACTTGAGGGATTTGCCCAACTCAAAAGAGAAGTGGCCATAGAAGGAGGTGTTATACAAGAAAGCTCTGGAAagtatttttgggttttttaaataatgataaTCTCACACCTTTTAGGTAATCTAATGAAAAGTGATTTCTTGTCAGCACTGGGAAATAGTGAACATTAGTTTGCTGTGGACTAATACAAAGTCCTGAGGCCAGAGCAGCCTCATTCGAGAACCTGGTGCATATTTTTGCCTTTGGTTGATCAGTCTCAACTATAAAGTTTCCTATGGAAAGAAGCCTTTAGCAAAAACAAAGCTGCTGTTGAATGAAACTAAAAAAGCTCATTGTGAGTGAAGGACGCAATAAGTATTTCTGTGGCATTACCTTATGGTAGGTAatactataaaaataatataatggTAGAATAAGGCTTATAATTATCTTATGCAACATAATTTTATACTAGGTAATTATAAGACACTTCAAACACCTGTACAACTAGAGTAAGACTGGGTTAGGCTGTTTACACATCTTACATGAGTAATATTTAGCATTATTATAGTTAGAACTAATCTATCAACTTTTATATTCTACACGTTTATCTCTTATTACAAGGTGTCAGCAAGTTGCTCCCAGGGCAGGAACACCCGGATTCAGAGCACCAGAAGTATTAACAAAGTGCCCCACTCAGACCACAGGTACTGCACCACAGACTGCCATTTTCACCTTCTGATCCTTGTTACTTATGCATATTAATGTTGTCTTTTTTATGGGAGGATTTTTTGTTTACCTATGAGATTCATTTTTATCATCCCTTCTAACACTCCTGAAGCATTTcctgattttaattaaaagtattaTTCAGAGTAAGAACAAGTTAGGaatgtttttcctgtgtttgaaaCCCGAACATGTCGTTCACTTCAAGGGCAGTGCCGTGTGCAGGAGTTGAACAcagtgcattttaaaagaaaactaagcTGTAATTTTTATCAAGTTTCTTGGCTTATGGGCTTGTTTATTCTTATAAAATCACGAATAAATCTGAGGGAGAGTTTGTAACTTTAGACTTCTCTAGTCAGATTGTCACATGTAGTTTGCTGTCATAGCAGGCAGTTAATGGTATAATTACAAATGTGTTCTAGAAAGCATTggttaatacttttttttaatcagattttttcctttttgctgttgctttgaaTAGCTGGTCTGTGAAGGGCAGATTCTTttcttactgcatttttaatttctcaggGTTAAAAATTAGCAAGTGAAGTTTCACTAGTCTGGGGAAACACCAGTGCAGAATAGAGGGATGCTTTAATGCATTAACTGATACAAGTAGGATAAGAGAGATTGTGCCTACCTGGAGAATGGaggacaaagaaaagcaaagttaCCTGTTGAACGTTTGGTGTATGAcaggagctttcactcctggggaataaatacaaacattgtaaaaaatttgatttaaaataaaattagccACTTTTTTACTGAATACCTTTTGACAGAATTGTCAATTTGCAGTATTTAAAGTGTGTGAAGTCTCTTCTGAGTGTGCATACAATGTCTTTGATCAGCTTATCCCCAGATAGCTTAATGTTATTTGAAACAACATCTGTGCTGGGGGCATGACTGGGGTTTCAAGAGGCACGGCAGGCTGTTTGGAGTCAGTATGCCTGTGCTGTAACAGCCAGCTTTATGGGCCAGAAGACATCCAGAAATCCAGGACAAGTTTAGACAATCTCTGAGTCTGTCTAGACAGAATTTAGGCAGAAAGAAGACATACCTAGGAAATCTTGGACGCATGCTGGTGCTAAATACACTTTCAGACCGCTTTCTATTCTCTAATGGAGAGCAAGATTACAGAGAATATGGATAAATCTGGAAAGCCTTGGGTGTGGCACAGGCAGCCCTGAAAGTACTGACTCATTGGTCCCAAGCTCTTGTATGTCAACAAAGGCCTTCATTAGAGCTGGGTAGACTAATACTAATATTTATGAGATGATGTTGTATTTGAACTAACAAATATTCTTGTCCACTTCCATCTGGGGCTGCTGCAGTCACCTCCTTGTATTTTTGCCAGTCTTACTACAAGTTTTGGTCTCTGTGCTGAGACCAAGTTACCAGATGGATCCAGCTGACTCTATCCAGAGCTACTTTAGTGCATCTGACCCAGGCTTGCAGTGCAGGGAGTACAACCTAAACCCCAAAACTGACATTATGCAGCACCAGTGACACTTGGCTTGTCCCTCTGTTCCCCCTTCCTCAGTCTGCCCCACTGGTTGTCACTAGACAAAAGCATACAAAGGAGTCATGACTTTGATGTCATTGCACAGGATCTTGCAGTGTGCTCATGATCCCAGCTCTACCAGAACTGAAGGGCCAGGATTTACCAGCCATTCAGATACATAATGGCTATGAATTTCACCATGAGTAATTAAGCTTCTTTAAAGATCCTGACCTACCACATAGTTGGGGTGATGTACACCACCTCAGACAGAGAGTATGGTCTTTTCAACAGCGATACAGTAATACTGTAACTTTTTTTTACAGGAACTACGAAGATACAACTTTTTTCCGCTGTAAATTATGCCAAATTATTAACTTGggggttattttttccttaaaagacTTAGAATCTGGTTTTGCAGCTGAAGTCTGAACTCTTCTTCTCTCCTAAGTCCTGTGCTAATAGTATTTCTAACTAAAGCATTCAAATTAATTACTGCCTATTTTACTAGTTATTTTTTGAAGTGGAGAATAACTGTGACTttatttctcaattgttagttttttctcttcagagttTGAGAACCTTTCAAACTCTCTCCTGCACTTTCCTTGCCATCTCACAAACCGTGCACCTCAGTGAGCCAAAAACTTATGGCAGACAGGTATTCTCATAACTTTCAGTATTAAAGTTTCCATCATGCTTTGGCGTCCATCCCCAGAGCACTCTCTGTACTCTTCATAACACAATGAAAGTGATGAATAACTTCTACTATTACAGTTCTTAAGCTGGCTATCTTGTCAAATGGTTTCATATTCAAGAGGAACAAAGTTCATAGCAAGATAAATTTCTTCAGTATTGCCTAACTGTGGCAGCCTCAGCACCAGAAAAAGTCAGATTTGCATTCATTTGtgagttaatttttatttctgatcttTGGATAAGGTTTTCTTCATATCAAAACTGGTCATTTTTTTTGCCCCCTCTCATCACCATGAGTAAAACAATCTCAAACATTGTTTTGGCACATCATAAATTTAGCAAGTTAACGGAATTACTCCCTCTGCATCTTCAGTCTTAATGATAGCTATTTCCACTGCTGAAGTGTTATCTATGTGACCAAAGTCAGTACTTCAGAACAGAACCTTCTCCTGACAGAAGCTCTTCAGGTCATAGTATCTTTTTACAGAAAGTTGTGATTTTGTTTGCGATGAAGCCCTGCATTTAGTTATCACTAAGTTTGCTTTCAATTCCAGCTATTGACATGTGGTCTGCAGGAATCGTattcctttctctgctcagcGGACGGTATCCATTTTACAAAGCAAGTGATGATTTAACTGCTTTGGCACAAATCATGACAGTTCGTGGATCCAGAGAAACCATTCAAGCTGCTAAAACTTTTGGTATGCAAACCTTAATtatggggaagaggggaagacGTGTGCTTGGTCTGCAGTTTAGTGCAGTGGCTTACAATCTATAAGGTTTtgaatatacatataaatacatttataggTTTGTAAGTCATCTCGGAGATAAATCACACTTTCTGCATGTAAAACACTGAAAGCACTGGTCTATATGTACAGAGTTTTAAGGAAGCTTTGTATTTTGCTATATTTTGTAATTCCCATACGGGGCACTTCATGCCATAGGTTTTCCAACCTTTCTACTGCTTTTCACTAAGCCAAGGCCACTCAAGGTGAAACATGCCAACTAAATGTTTTCTGCTGGCATTTAGTTAGAATTCTTGAGGGAAATGTTTCTATTCCTGCAAAATTTGCCCTGGAGGCTTATTATGTCAATATGACTTAATATTCAGATGATGTAAACCTTGCTTCCTGCCCACCTCCCCTCCCCAGAGGgctaggaaaagaaaacacaaaaccaaaccccaacagaTGGCCTgttaaaaaacaaccccaaacaacaaagcCCGCATCAAACACACGAAAAACTGAAATAACCATTCACCGAATTGTTTGCAGGCCAAATGCTGCAGCACTTGCTACCTGGCAGTGTAACACAGCATAGAGTTTCATTCTCCAGAGGTGTAAGGCATGAAGTTTCTCTGAAACAAACTTAGAATTCTGTTACAGTTGCATAGAAAATGTAACATTGCTTcctgtaattttatttctagGCAAATCAGTTCTGTGTACTCAAGTTGTCCCAGCACAAAACTTAAGAACCCTCTGTGAGAAGCTGAGAGGAACACATAGCAGCTGTATGAGATCCCAGGATGAAGTGCCCAGCAAGGCTGGAAATGACTCAGCTTTGCCAGACAAACTGTGTGCTCCTGAGCCACTTGGAAAACAAATTCAACAGTTAAAGAGTTTTCAGGAAGGTGATGGTGCTTTAGAAATGAAGGCAACAGACATGAAAGGATGGGATCAGGTTCCTGATGAAGCATATGACCTACTTGACAAGCTACTAGACTTAAACCCTGCAACAAGAATAACTGCAAAAGAGGCTTTGCTGCatcctttttttaaagacatgaaACTCTGAGAAGATCCcatgttctgttctttctttcatgcATTTTATGTGGAAATGGGATACTGAGATAGTTTTGCCTCGTTGCTCTCAACATTTACACTCGGTGAAATGCCATCGCACTGTGCACAGAACTCCTGAAGTTGTCTTGTACAATTGGACTGCAAATGTCAGTTTAAGAAATACTTGCAGATGCAAAAATGACATAAACATCACTAACGTGGTCTTATCCTAAGACACTTGTGAGGGGTTATTGCTGTGAGTACCTGTTGTCTGAAAAAGTTAACTTTGATCAaaaactacaaagaaaaaggatttcacAAGCTCTGTGCTTAATCCTCAAGATATTCCCTTAAAATTTACAAACTTGCCTTAAGGTACAACTGAAATATGAAAGCACTTGAGAGTCTTTCTCCCGTACTTACATCTCTCTGCCTTGTTCCCCATTAGTACATGGGGGACTGACAACGGAACAAAGTGTGCTCATTTTGACTGTTTTCAGAGAGCAGGGTTTCTTTGGGAGTGTTGCTGGAGGAGGGGCCAGGTGCTGGGGGTCGTATCATCCAAAGGAAAGCATAACTGgtttaaaagtgtattttttgttCCTGTCTGGGCTTTCCTATGCAGGCAATAGTAATAAATGCAGTTACTAATTTTGCATAGCCCATGTTTCCTCAGTGCCATGGTAACTGTCAATATTCAACAGCTCCTGCCTTCAGAATGTCTCATGTGATGTGCATAGGTTTGATTTCTGTTATGgaaactgattttttaaaaataatagcttttaaataaaggaTTTGTTTTTACAACTTCAGAGGATTGTCTAGAGATGTTCTGTAAAAGTCAGTCAGGTAGGGTCTTCCTGTGGGATGGTGCTGTTCAGGAAGAATCGTGCGCATTTGTTTCCTGCATAAATTCCTCAGTGATAGAAGTGCTTTTCAGATAGCTCTAGTGTATTCAACTGTTGAAGTAACTTAATTATCAGGGAAGTCTTACCACAGAGTTACTTGCTGGTCCTAAATAGGAAAACCAACCAATAGCCCCATACATTAAATGTGCAAAGTAAGTTACATTATGCTCAGCAAAAGTTACTCTAAACCCCTTGATAGTTCTGGAGACTGAAACTTTATACAGAGTTTCTCCATGTGCATTTCTTGAAATGCTAATGAAGTTGCTATACGAGGTTACAAACCATTGCTTTGATAACTCTTATGTAAGTCCTCTCATATGAGCTGGTGGTTCTGATAGTGCAAAGGTCCTgaccagggctggggctgcagagtCATCATTTCAGTCTATTCAGACCCTTCAACACACACAAAGTGGGGGTGACCTTGCTCTGTTCCTGGCATCAGCTGTTGGAGAAAAATCTTTGCAGATGTCAGAATATTGATTGCAGAAACTCTTGAAGCCCACAAGCCCCAGGGGCCCAGGTCTTGGTCATTTTTGCTGTTTATGTAATTTAAACACAGCACGTCACTGAGAAATTATTTGTCTAAAGGAACTGTGGCCAAATTTGGCAAGCAATGCTGTCTTGCCAGTGTCTCCAGATGTATTGTTTCCTCCTACGTTCACTCACACTGTCTATGGTCTAATGAGAGCACTAGCTGACAAGAAGCAAAAATATGTTAACTATCTATTGTTGAGCTTTCTAAAGGGCTTCAGCTCTTCAGGCTTtcctgccaggcacagcactgagcagctCCTTGCAGCCGGCTCTGCAGATGTTACCGTTGCTGCAGTTTAACAGCCAAACAGGGAAAAATCATTGCTGATGGTGTGTTTATCAAAACTTTTGGGGTAAACAGAAGTCTGTAAGGAACAATTCTGAGCTTTGTATGTTCAATAATGTGCTAGAAGAACACATGGTTATTCCTGCTTCCGTACACCTATTAAGTAGGCTAAATAATAAATAGGTTAAACCCCAgagagggttggggtttttttctaggAGAAGgataaagtgaaaataataatatgTGTGAACAAGCATATGCTTATGAAATACTTAGTGTAGCACTCCACAAAAGAATGAAAGCCAGAAGTAAAATGCAATAGACTCTCAATGGAGAGAGAGAATTAAGGAAACATTAGAGGTGAGCAGTGGTTGTCACTGAgtttctgctgctctcccccGTGGTTCTAAGAATCCCTCAAAGCCATAGGGAAGAGCCAAGTACCATATTCCTTTAAAGTTTAATTACACTATTTGAGATGTTTATAAACTGGATGTGAATCTCCTACCATGAGAGCTGCATTTAGAAGAAACTGCATAGAAATGCCATTGCTGCAACACATGTTCAGTGGTGGTGAGGCCGCAGCTGGGTTACTGTTAGGTGCTGGCCACCATGCTATGACAACAATATTAATTGattggaaagaaagcaaaaacgGCAGCAAAAAGCAGCACGGACTTGGAAAGATGAAGAGAAACTGATACCTAAATCCTGAGAACAGAATGCTCGGAACAAATCTAAATCCATCTGTGTATCTACCAGAGAGAACACTAGATTAGTCTCAGTGCTAAGCTAGACCAGGTTAGGAAGTTGTGGCATGCATTAAGTTTATGGTATTTTTCCTAGTTGTAAATGAAAACTAGCAAACAGGAGGGCATCCTATTAAAGAGTGCCCAAGGAAACACCTGCAAGACAGCAATGAAGTTTTTCTGGCTAATACTGATAATAGCggataaataaaatgaaattctaTTGAGTTTATAGGCAGATCACTTTTGAGATCATACTCAAGTgtttatttaaagcaaagtaCTATGCAGATGAAACAAACGAGGCATCACTATTCTGTCTGGAAATAATCAGTATGCTCCTTTTCTCATGCATTTGCCACAGGCAGAGCTTAGATACTCTGCTCTCCAGAAAGTAAAAGCAATGTGGATCCAATATGCAGCTGAGACTTCCTGTGCAGGTGCAAAAGGCTCCCCTTTATCCTTAAGTAGCCTCTTGAGGCCACCAGGTGTGATGGGATCCTCAAGTGTTTCCATAACTGCCCAATATCCAGCCAAGTTCCTATGGTCAGGAACTATCTTGGACCTTAAGGTAGAACACAAAGGAGATTTTCATTGCAGAGCGCCTCTGACATGGGTAATCTAGCAATTGGTGCGGTGTGGTTTTGCAGGAATAAAACACATGGATCTCACAGTGGATTCTCTAATCTGTTCTGGCTACAGTCCAACAGCTCATTTTGGATATGACTGCCAAGCAAGAAAATACTTCCTTTACGAAGATGTGTTATTTACTTAGCATCTTTGACCA from Lathamus discolor isolate bLatDis1 chromosome 3, bLatDis1.hap1, whole genome shotgun sequence encodes the following:
- the CDC7 gene encoding cell division cycle 7-related protein kinase isoform X3, whose amino-acid sequence is MEAVLRSHCDEQHPHQAEDFHGKHEENGRLSAGIKKDIEKLYEAVPQLVNVFKIKEKIGEGTFSSVYLATAQLQTGHEEKMALKHLIPTSHPLRTAAELQCLTVAGGQDNVMGVKYCFRKNDHVVIVMPYLEHESFLDILNSLSFEEVREYMFNLFKALRRIHHFGIVHRDVKPSNFLYNRQLKQYALVDFGLAQGTPDTKIELLKTAHCEDQQEDSVHHSVQRSVFGERNFNVYSSTYQENSSTKLIKQSKMIDVSSRKLVTKKKIISTKAVSNGAARKAASACPSNLTCDCYATDRVCSVCLSRCQQVAPRAGTPGFRAPEVLTKCPTQTTAIDMWSAGIVFLSLLSGRYPFYKASDDLTALAQIMTVRGSRETIQAAKTFGKSVLCTQVVPAQNLRTLCEKLRGTHSSCMRSQDEVPSKAGNDSALPDKLCAPEPLGKQIQQLKSFQEGDGALEMKATDMKGWDQVPDEAYDLLDKLLDLNPATRITAKEALLHPFFKDMKL
- the CDC7 gene encoding cell division cycle 7-related protein kinase isoform X2, giving the protein MEAVLRSHCDEQHPHQAEDFHGKHEENGRLSGIKKDIEKLYEAVPQLVNVFKIKEKIGEGTFSSVYLATAQLQTGHEEKMALKHLIPTSHPLRTAAELQCLTVAGGQDNVMGVKYCFRKNDHVVIVMPYLEHESFLDILNSLSFEEVREYMFNLFKALRRIHHFGIVHRDVKPSNFLYNRQLKQYALVDFGLAQGTPDTKIELLKTAHCEDQQGSCSQNNPTIALGNGVSVSVTAPAQIAQQSASKAADKRSSSLSKIQIKQGRGGKEDSVHHSVQRSVFGERNFNVYSSTYQENSSTKLIKQSKMIDVSSRKLVTKKKIISTKAVSNGAARKAASACPSNLTCDCYATDRVCSVCLSRCQQVAPRAGTPGFRAPEVLTKCPTQTTAIDMWSAGIVFLSLLSGRYPFYKASDDLTALAQIMTVRGSRETIQAAKTFGKSVLCTQVVPAQNLRTLCEKLRGTHSSCMRSQDEVPSKAGNDSALPDKLCAPEPLGKQIQQLKSFQEGDGALEMKATDMKGWDQVPDEAYDLLDKLLDLNPATRITAKEALLHPFFKDMKL
- the CDC7 gene encoding cell division cycle 7-related protein kinase isoform X1 yields the protein MEAVLRSHCDEQHPHQAEDFHGKHEENGRLSAGIKKDIEKLYEAVPQLVNVFKIKEKIGEGTFSSVYLATAQLQTGHEEKMALKHLIPTSHPLRTAAELQCLTVAGGQDNVMGVKYCFRKNDHVVIVMPYLEHESFLDILNSLSFEEVREYMFNLFKALRRIHHFGIVHRDVKPSNFLYNRQLKQYALVDFGLAQGTPDTKIELLKTAHCEDQQGSCSQNNPTIALGNGVSVSVTAPAQIAQQSASKAADKRSSSLSKIQIKQGRGGKEDSVHHSVQRSVFGERNFNVYSSTYQENSSTKLIKQSKMIDVSSRKLVTKKKIISTKAVSNGAARKAASACPSNLTCDCYATDRVCSVCLSRCQQVAPRAGTPGFRAPEVLTKCPTQTTAIDMWSAGIVFLSLLSGRYPFYKASDDLTALAQIMTVRGSRETIQAAKTFGKSVLCTQVVPAQNLRTLCEKLRGTHSSCMRSQDEVPSKAGNDSALPDKLCAPEPLGKQIQQLKSFQEGDGALEMKATDMKGWDQVPDEAYDLLDKLLDLNPATRITAKEALLHPFFKDMKL